One Caloenas nicobarica isolate bCalNic1 chromosome 31, bCalNic1.hap1, whole genome shotgun sequence genomic region harbors:
- the LOC136000018 gene encoding methanethiol oxidase-like translates to MQAAPAPSPVQQLSSGSSTGGCGACGPGFASPLDAMRGPREEIIYVPCIYRNTGRQKPDFLATVDVNPASPRYCQVIHRLPMPNVGDELHHSGWNACSSCFGDVTKKRNRLVLPSLISSRIYVVDVGTDPRAPRLFKVVNPEDVFWRCDLGYPHTSHCLGSGEIMISTLGDPAGNGKGGFILLDGETFEVKGNWEKGDTSPPMGYDFWYQPRHNVLISTEWGIPKCLGYGFDPNDLKKGRYGRRLNVWDWTTHTYVQAIDLGEDAAPLEIRFLHNPEAAEGFVGCTISSAIHRFYKTECGAWAAEKVIQVPSKKVQGWLLPEMPGFITDILISLDDRFLYFSNWLHGDVRQYDISDTRRPRLVGQVFVGGSITKGGPVTMCEDEELQGQPEPFVIKGKRVPGGPQMIQLSLDGKRLYVTTSLYSAWDRQFYPDLIKDGSVMLRLDVDTERGGLSINRGFLVDFGQEPEGPCLAHEMRYPGGDCTSDIWV, encoded by the exons atgcaggcgGCACCGGCTCCATCCCCTGTTCAGCAGTTGAGCTCCGGCTCCAGCACCG GAGGGTGCGGAGCATGTGGTCCCGGCTTCGCCTCCCCCCTGGATGCCATGAGAG GTCCCCGGGAGGAGATCATATACGTGCCCTGCATCTACAGGAACACCGGGAGACAGAAACCTGACTTTCTGGCCACGGTGGATGTCAACCCCGCATCCCCGCGCTACTGCCAG GTGATCCACCGGCTGCCCATGCCCAACGTGGGGGACGAGCTGCACCACTCGGGCTGGAAcgcctgcagcagctgcttcggGGACGTCACCAAGAAGCGCAACCGCCTGGTCCTCCCCAGCCTCATCTCCTCCCGCATCTACGTGGTGGACGTGGGCACCGACCCGCGCGCCCCCCGGCTCTTCAAG GTCGTCAACCCCGAGGACGTGTTCTGGAGGTGCGACCTGGGCTACCCCCACACCTCCCACTGCCTGGGCAGCGGGGAAATCATGATCAGCACCCTGGGAGACCCGGCTGGCAACGGGAAAG GTGGGTTCATCCTGCTGGACGGGGAGACCTTCGAGGTCAAGGGCAACTGGGAGAAAGGGGACACGTCCCCGCCGATGGGTTACGACTTCTGGTACCAGCCGCGCCACAACGTCCTCATCAGCACCGAGTGGGGAATCCCCAAATGCCTGGGGTACGGCTTCGACCCAAACGATCTGAAGAAAG GGCGCTACGGCCGCCGGCTCAACGTGTGGGACTGGACCACACACACCTACGTGCAGGCCATCGACCTGGGCGAGGACGCGGCCCCCCTGGAGATCCGCTTCCTGCACAACCCCGAGGCGGCCGAGGGCTTCGTGGGCTGCACCATCAGCAGCGCCATCCACCGCTTCTACAAGACCGAG TGCGGAGCTTGGGCGGCCGAGAAGGTGATCCAGGTCCCCAGCAAGAAGgtgcagggctggctgctccCGGAGATGCCAG GCTTCATCACCGACATCCTCATCTCGCTGGACGACAGGTTCCTGTACTTCAGCAACTGGCTGCACGGGGACGTGCGCCAGTACGACATCTCCGACACCCGCCGGCCCCGGCTGGTGGGACAG GTCTTTGTGGGTGGCAGCATCACCAAGGGGGGACCCGTGACCATGTGCGAGGacgaggagctgcagggccagccGGAGCCCTTTGTCATCAAG GGGAAGCGGGTGCCGGGGGGACCCCAGATGATCCAGCTCAGCTTGGACGGGAAGCGGCTCTACGTCACCACGTCCCTCTACAGCGCCTGGGACAGGCAGTTCTACCCCGACCTCATCAA GGACGGCTCCGTGATGCTGCGGCTGGACGTGGACACGGAGCGGGGTGGCCTGAGCATCAACCGCGGCTTCCTGGTGGATTTTGGGCAGGAGCCCGAGGGGCCCTGCCTGGCACACGAGATGCGCTACCCCGGCGGGGACTGCACCTCCGACATCTGGGTGTAG